DNA sequence from the Coccidioides posadasii str. Silveira chromosome 5, complete sequence genome:
CGATGGCCGTAAGATTCGGAATTGAAGCTAGGTTAATGCTTAGACTCTGCGATACGACGGTAGATGGGCGGTGATTTATTTGAATGCAAGGGTTTGCACTCCTTACGGGGAGTTCGCTGAGGTGGTGTACTCCATGGTTACTGGACTCTCCAGACTTGATGCGGCACTCAAGACCAGAGACAAGAAGATCATATTCTGACAAAGATGAAACAGTAATATGAAAAAGAACTCTAAAAAATAAAGTGAACGCGGCGTGTGATGGATGGTTCTAACTGGGCGCCTGGGTGGAGGAGAAGCGCCGTCTACTTTGTTTTCGCGCTGCAGAAATTTTCTTCGTGATGACAAAAGGCGGCGGGCAGCGGCAGATTCCCCCCCATTTCGACGTTCATCAAACCTCCCTTCCTTTCCCTCAATTTTCAGTTCCACACAACATCTTCGCCTCTCACAACAACCACGTCCTCCATCGACTTCCCATCCATCCACCACTTCTTCTAGACTTCTTATCTTTCTACagctgttttttttttccagcCTTCACCTTATTTTTCGATTCGCATCGCTTTTGATACTTGAGTCCCAGTCGCGGTTTCAGTTCTTTTCCTTACAAAAGCTTCTTTGACCTCagccttttttcttctctcctaACGCGACCCTGAAAAAGTTCTTTACCGCAGTGCAACGCGCTACGACCCTGTTCTCTTCCCAGCACGCCGTGCTCTGCAGCTCTTCTACACCTCTCTATTCAGATTGTAAGCCTTGAGAGCCAATCCCCTCTTCATTCTCCTGCTCCTAAAAGGCGATCAAAACTGGAACTAACTTTCTTCACCGGCCAATAGAGAAAAAGCTTCTAGACCTCGATCAGCCTTAGCTATCGCTAAGATTCCCAGTCTTATTCCACGGGACAACCTCATATAATTTAAATTTTCGTTTATCCTCCATACTCGACAAAGTTTTCGAAATGGCAACCGAAGCTCCATCTCACGTCAACGGAGCTTATACCCACCACCAGCCCGCTCCGTACCACGCTGATCGCTACCCTGCCGCTAATGCACCGCATACTCACCAGCCGAGCAACGCTTCGACTCCGGCTCCTCCACCGCAGGAAGCCAAGAATGACATCCCCAAGGAAGAAGTTGCGTGGTTCTTCGTCGAACAGTACTACACTACCCTCAGCCGGACCCCTGAGAAGCTTCACCTCTTCTATTCGCGCAAGTCTCAGTTTGTCTCTGGAAATGAGGCGGAGAAAGTTGGCGTTTCTGTTGGCCAAACTGTAAGTACCGAAACACTGATATACCACTCGGTTTTTTTTCAAGCTAGTGCTAATCATGGTGTCGTACCAGGCCATTCAGGATCGCATCAAATCTCTTGATTTTCACGATACCAAAGTCAGGGTTTTGAATGTCGACTCCCAGGCTTCGTTCGATAACATCTTGGTATCTGTTATTGGAGAGCTGTCTAACAGGTCTGAGCCTCCACGCAAGTTTGTCCAGACCTTTGTCTTGGCTGAACAGAGAAATGGATATTATGTTTTGAACGATATTATCCGATTCTTAGTTGACGACGATGGAGAGGCTATTGCCGACGAGCAAGACGCCGTGGAGGCCCCGGCCGCAGAGGCTCCTTCTGAGCCAGCCGAACAACAGGCTGCTCCTCAACGGCTTGAGACTGAGCGCCAAGCTGATACCGAAGCTGCGGCACAGGAAGTTGATGAGAAGCTTCAGGAGTCCGTGAAAGAAGTTGTTGAGACTAAGCCTGAGGAGCCTGAAGCAGTTGTCGAGCCAGCGCAGGCTGCCGAAGTCACTACTGAAGCTTTGCAGCAGGAGAAGCCCAAGGAACCTGAACCAACTCCCATCGTCTCACCGCCCAAGGCTGCAACCCCTGCTGCTGAAAAGGAGAACATTCCTCCAGCTAGGCCTGTCTCCATGACCTGGGCTTCCATTGCTTCTTCGAACGCCAATAAAGCTGCCGCTGCCGCGGTCCCCACGCCTGTCGCTGTGCCACAGGCTGCCCCAGCCGCACAGCCCAAGGTCGCAGCTGCTCCTTCCCAGCCAGCTCCTCCCGCTAATGGTGAGAGCGCTCCAAGCCAAACTTCTTCGACCTCAAGCTCTGAATGGCAAACTGCCGGCAGAGGTCGCGATGACAATGTGCTTGCATACATTAAAAACGTTAACGACAAAGTCGATGCTGCCCTCCTCAAGCAGACTCTTCAGCGCTTTGGTAAGCTCAAGTATTTTGATGTCAGTCGCCAACGTGTAAGTATCCCGCCAAATCTTCCTTTTTATACGCCATCAATAACTAACCCTTAATGGACAGAGCTGTGCTTTTGTGGAATTTGCAGATGCTGCTGGTTACAAGGCCGCCGTCGCAGCTAATCCTCATCAAATTGGCACTGAACGTATCACTGTGGAAGAGCGACGTCCACGAGCCACTGCTTACGGAGGCAATGCTAGTTATGGCCCTGGTAGGGGTGGTGCTGGCCGTGGACGTGGCGACCGTACCGCTAGTCAAGGTCGTGGTGGATTTCAGAAAGACTCTGGACGTTTCACTCCTAGAGGCGGCCGCGGCGGCACTATTACTCCCAAAGGTCGTCCCCAGTCCCAAGCCGTATGAgttctttcccttttccttgCCTCTACGATTTGTGACATGATGGGCTTAAACAAGCCTGTTCTTGTCCTGTACATTTCACTAGAGATGCATAAATACATGCCTTCGTGGTATTTTATGGTCTTCTGGTGCGTCTAGTTTCTTTTAAGGAGTCACCTGGGGTCGCATTTTGAGGTGCTTGGAAAAAGCtttatttcttattttactttGTACTCAAATCCGTTTGACACGTTTcatttttttcccccctttaAACCTTGACACCTTGTGCTATTGCATATGCTGCTTTATCAGTTCTCTTGATTTAATGTTTGCTTGAGATGATCTAGCGAGCATGGAAACCTTTGTCACGCGCAATATGACTTATTtcttactttttcttttttttcttttgggcGCTTTTGCAGACATTCCATGCCCCAGGTTAGCATTAACTATTACTTCAACTTTTCTATGTCGTGGTTTTTCACTCTGTTCTTGTTCTTTATGGTCGTTTGCAGTTACCTACTTCTGCTGATACTCCTGTGTATTATTTCCCTTTGATAAAACATCATGGCAGCAACAAAAAGGTGGTGCTTAGTGGGCATTAATGTCTGAATGAAAGCGCAATGACGATCAATAGGATCAGGTAATAACCCGGCGGAGGTGTGTCAAGGTCTGGTCTGGGAGTGGGGTGGAGCGGAAAATGGAGACTTGGCTTTGCATTTCCGGTGCTGGACGGGACCCTCGTGAGGCTTTGTCTTCGTGGTGTTTCCATGTACTATGTTTCGTGTTAGCGAAATGAATAAATTAGCCCCTTATTTTCAGGTAATTGACTACTCCGTGCTCTATATCTTTTACGTGGGGATTTTGGTGCGCGACGTCGATGCCTTGTAGGAAACTAGTAAATGGTCTGATTATAGAGCCGGAAGCGTACAAGTGAATACGAAATATGCAGGACATTCTCGCATCTGATGAGTGGCAAGAGACGAAGTAGAACACCCACATATTGATTTCCATCCTGGCCAGTTGAATAATGGAAAAACCATCAGCAGCTATCTACCCTCTATTCTACACATTAGAATTTAGGACATACCTTAGGATCAATAGCTAACGGATACTTTAATGGCACAAatttttttatatactaATAGTGCTTCGCATCTCGAGTAGCGAAAGGAAAcggaaaaaataaaaaaaatatatataaacaaagaaacaagcgAGAAACCGGAAATCATTTGAGGGACAAAACATAGAGCATAAAAATTGTAGCAGATATCCACCCAGACCTACCTACCGTCCCCGCCGCTGAATGATTGGAACAATGATAATTCACGGTGCGATGAAAATAGCAGCTCCCCGCTAAATGCACCGGGTTCGGAGGATATACacgaaaaaaaagagaaaaagaagagaggtAGCGAACAAAATAAGTCGCTAGAAACGTAATCCTACCAAAAGACGGGTCCATCTGACATCGAAGATGAGTCTGTCACATTAAGGATAGGAGTTGACCGCAACGCGAACCTGAGGGAGTATTATACCAGCTGACATTTTGTGCATATATGTGGAGAAAACGCAATTattaacaaaaaaaaaaaaaaaaattaaggGAATAATCATAGAAGAATAGAACGCGGAGAAGATTTTCGCGAGGATAAGACTGACAGTTTTTGCGTTCATTGCGCGGCCTTTGATTCATCGTTTTCAGGGTTTGGTTCCTCTGCAGTTGTCGTTTTCTGGGTAGCAGTGGGCGCTTCAGGGTCGGATTTGCCTGGCTGAGTTGCTGTCTTTTCGGAATTGACTTTCTCTAGAGCTATGTTTGGATTTTCGGTCCCGTCTAATTTTGTTGTCAAGTCTTTCAATTGCTTTTTCGTTTCAGCAAGTTCTTGTTGCAGCGCTTTGATATAGACAATGGCTAGCTCCACTGTGCTAGCTTTGCTAATTGGCTGGTGGGATGCGGGTTTATCTGGAGACTTGGAAGACGTTCCATTCGCTCGACCTTCGGCGGCTTTATCTTTATCCTTGTCTTTATTTCCATCGTGTGTCAAGGAAGGGGGCAGGAGCCTTTCTATTTCTTTAAGAGCGGTGTTAATGCGGTTCCGTCGTCCTTGTTCTGCAAGTTTATGATTTGTGCGTTTCGAACTCAAATTCTCAGCCAAATTTTCCGGATACGAGACCCCTGGAAGAACTGTTCCCTCCAGGATATGTTGATAGTTTGATTTGGAGGCAAGATAGAGGGCAGATGTCTCAGACGAAATTCCTATACCATCACGTAAGCAAACAGAATCGAGATTATAGGAAACGAAGATATTCATACCTTCTGCACGAATAAGAGGCTGTATGCTTGGACTTATTTTCGGTCTCAAGGCCGGGCTGATCTGTGAAGTACTTCCACTCTGCCGCTTCTTAGACGTTCTCCCTCCCGGTCTAGAATCTGCCCTTTTAAGTCCAACCGGCCCCATTGGAGATTTCATCGCACCTATTTGCGGGCTTGGAGTCACCGAAGCAGTGCCTTGGCCATTTGTTTCCTTCAACGACTTCAAAACCGGTGTTTGCTTTGCGGCTAATCTCGGCGTAAGCTCATTCGCATCAGTGATCGTACTACTGGTTGAAGTAGCAGCCTGGTCGACGTTTGAGGCCGCTTCTGGAAGTGAGATATCTTCCATTGTCTCTTCGGGGACATTTGAAATTACAACAGAACCGGGTCGCGAGAAATTGGCACTAGAGTTGGCTTCGGTTGGCCGGCTTTGCAACTTCATCAATGTTGCGGGAGTCGCGGCTTCCCTCGCTCTTTGCTCCGAGCTTGACTCCTGTGCAGCCATATATGGTGACTTAAAAGCACGTGGGAGGGCTGGTGGCGGCATCAAAGGTTCGCTTAACGGCTCTGGAGACACGGAATCTTGGCCTGAGCTTTCGGTACTGCTACTTTGTCGCGAACCATTCCGTTTATCTGACAGCGAGGGATCCTGGGAAAGATCTCTGTTCCACATTCGCATGTCACCACCAGGGATGATTGCAGAACCTGGCCGAGACTTTTGACGGCTGCTCATCGGTCTCATGGAAGGAGACTGACGAACTTGACGAGCATTGGACCTCTGTGCAATGGAAGACTTTCGCCTATGGCGCCTGAGAATTGCAGGAGACGACGGAGCTGTGCTGGCGGGTAGCTGATGTCTCGTGTCCACGGGTGAAGTGACAAAACCCATATCCACCCCCGAAGTTTGACTAAACATGAATCCGTTGCCATTGTGGTTGTGTGCCTCGAGGGCAGGCGATGTCAACGGCGTTAGATATTCACCGGGAGTTGCATATTCTGGAAAGCGCAGTTGCTGCTCCAGAGGGGTCATTGCAGGCGATATCAATGGCGTGAAAGCACCCTAGTGAGTTCACATATTATCAGCTAGGGACTAGAGCTATATGGCCGTAAGCATTGCTCACCTGGTCATCAGTTCCGCGAGTATACGGTTCGTATCGTCGCTGAGCCCCAGTGTCTAATGGAGGGGGGTACCGTGCGACACCTCCGTGTAACTCGGTGCTGTTTGGAGTGGGTGGGACAAACTGATGGGGTTGCCCGAAGCCCTGGGGAACGATTCCATGCTGGTGCTGCTTCTGAAGATAAAAATGCGTCGGATTCACTTGCGCCTGAGTGCAAGTGACTCCTTGCATTTCAATGGATTGCATCTGATCAGTAAATGAAGTCGCATACTGCTGAGGTTGAGAGGTCTGAATCCCTTCCATTCCCGTCAACTGAGCATCCTGCACCAGAGTAGTCGGCACCTGCGAGACCGAGGTGGCAATAGGGTTGCCATGCTGGTCAACTGGAGTTCCTAAGTCGGCCAGATCAAAGTCAAAGTCGAGCAGATTTGACAGGTCCTCGCTAGAGCCAGAAATCAGAGAATCTTCAGGCATATGGCCGGACCACGATGCCAATGAGGGATCTTGGTTCATCGCAAGGGTTTATTTTTGACTGGCAGTGCTCGGGGATACGGAAACCGTTGCGCTTTTCGTCCTGAGGGGCAATGTCGGAGAGGTGACTAAAGCGGCAATCTAGGACGAAATGAGGGGAAAACCAGGCCGGATCATAGCTTGGAGAAGCAGCGCTTTCATGTATCGGGCGGGACGAAGGAACAAGAACACCTCAGTGGCATGATCTTTCTCATGAACACGGCCACAAGCCAGAGAGCAAATTTCGAAGCGAGTGACCGAGAAGCACGGCGGTGGATGTGGTTGACACTGACGACCGCGGTGGGGAGGGATGCTGAATCGGGTCTAGCCTGGCCCAAGCCGTGGTCGATGGTCACCGGGTAGTGCTGCTTACTAGCGCAACCCTAGCTTAACAGCCCAGCCCGCCAGCCGACGCTCGACATTCCCTCCCCAGAGAGATCCCACGcgtttttgctttttcctaTGGAATCTGCCTTGTGGAGAACATCCTGACATGGGTTCGAAAAGATCTTCCGAGGAGGCAAATTACGAAAAGGCTGGGATAGCCAGAAACACTCTCTTGTACCCGATTACAAAAAGCTCTCCTTTCCAGCTCAACAGTTCAACTTGACCAGAGGGATCTGGGAAGATCTACTTGACAACGTGAGACTGACCCTTCGGCTGTCAGTCTGCCAATCGTCAGCAGAGAGTTTTCGGATTGCCGGGTCCAGGTCCCCGAAGCGCCAAATCCCACGTTTATGGGAAAGCCCAGTCAAAATCGATCCCCCAGGATGTCCTCATTTTTCTGCAACCAATGGCATCAGGCCGTTACTAGCCGAGAATGGTATGGGGACGCAGCTCTTGCAGATGACCAAAACCGAACGACAGGCCTTCCATGGATAATTGGTAGTTGCTGAGTCGCGTTGACTTGCCTGATGTGGCGGTATGCAGAGATGAGCTGGTCTCAAAAATTCGAATCTTTTGGGCAGCAGACGAGGAGCGATATATTATTAGAAATGGATGCGTTCGCGAATCCAGGTTCCAAAATTTGTTAGGCCGCCCCCCAACCGGGGTGTGATGTGGCGAGCATTACCGATATAGGATTATCTCTAAGATGTCCGAACATCTCTTTTatctctacggagtagaacGGCTGTCCTGCCCGTTAGCTAATGAGATACACCCGCGGTGCCTTCTGCATAACCACTTGTGTGTGGAGCAGGTAACTAACTATCAGTCTCTTTCCCTGAGAGCTTGGCATTTTGCCATAGTTGATACAAGTTGTTCCTAGGGTTACTGGAGTTTGAAAATACCCATCTACATATTCCCAGGTCTGCTCATTGAAGATACAATCCAATGTTGCCAACTTGAAGATTCCTTTTTCTCAAGAAAATTTACCACACAAAGCTTGGATTTGAAGCTTCAGCGCGTTTAGCCATCTGTAACATGACATCATTTGAAAGCCGAAAAACGCCTTGCGCTTGGGGCCTCGTGAGCAGGTAAAAGACAGAAGGTCAGTGCAAGAAATCACCATCTGAAACACCTCCGCTAGACCGTTGAGCTACTTGAAGATAATGACACTGGTTTCAGATTCTTCCAGATCATAAGCCCAGAGAAACTTTGCCCCATGGGGTACAGAGGACCAAAGTAccccgtactctgtacaaaATTGGATGACTTAAACTATTGATAATACCTTGCCTCTTATGTGTTTCTCTCAAAATTGAATGATAATAACATGTCAGAAATGCCTTTAAAATTGCTCAAAGGTTTCTGAAACAGTTTTCTATTCATCCTTACCCTTTTCACGCGAAAGTAGGCGGAGATAAATCTGTGAGACCGACTGGAAAATGTATCTATCAGAGTGAAGTGCATATCATGCTATCAGTTTCCAAGAAGCTTATTTCCCACACCGGATATTCCTTTTTTATGTCAGCACCCAGCATGGACAGCTGATTTCCGCTGTTATGGAAATGAATGACGTGCATTGTAACAGTTCACCTACAAATCAGTGTAGAAGGTCACACTGCTTCCAGGTGCCTACAGTAGCTCTAGGGTTGAATACATATAATACACATAGAGTAAGCATCCactgtactctgtatataTGTACTGTGCATTTGTTCCTGTGTAGCAACCTGAGTGATGTGTGTTGATAGCTTTGTTCGTTGGTGCGGAACTAAGCAACTAGTTGACACGCTGGAGTTAACTTAACTACATAGCCAGCTGCCCCGTGGTCGGCGAAAAGTTACCCCACGTACTAGCCGGAGATGCCTGAAGGACCCGCATGACATGACGGTGGCAGGCAAACATCAACTGCCCGAGCACAGGCTTGCAACTTTCAGACAGTGCTGGAAGGGAGTGAGGTTTTCGGCACCCCCTCCTCTGAAAAACATTGAAATCATGCCTGGTTAAACTGACATCTTAGAAATAGCTCATTTCGAGGCAGCCTTGCTTAAGTGCCCTGTTTGTTCAACAATGCGGCCCTGCGTCACAGACCAACAGACCTCCCATCCCCGCAAGCCCTCGATTTCCAACCAGAAAGTCTCGACACATTTTACAGAACCCCATGCTAGACCAGAATCATTTTTCCTTAGTCGAAGCGACGATATGGAGCGATCCCGGTCTAGAAGTTCAGATAGAGCTCGCGATAGCACGTATGGGGTACAAAGCTTGGAGGAGGCCATGGAGTTATCCGGAGAGGAGTCCCACCACGCAGCTTCAGATAATCATGGCTTAGAAGACAGTACAAAGCCTATCTCTCCACTCTTACACAGGATATCTACAGTTAAACCGGTCGCTGCCGATGATGTGGTGTCGAGCAGAccatcttcttctgcttttggGCATAACCAATCTATGGAAAATGCACCTTCGCTCCCTCTAACGCCTCTTCTCCTTGGGTCTCCTGCTGTACCAGGATCTCTCCCTGGAAGCCCAAAATCGGCATCTACTCGATCATTCCGCCGTTCCGATGAGATCTCCATTCTTGACGA
Encoded proteins:
- a CDS encoding uncharacterized protein (EggNog:ENOG410PIUR~COG:T~BUSCO:10806at33183), translated to MATEAPSHVNGAYTHHQPAPYHADRYPAANAPHTHQPSNASTPAPPPQEAKNDIPKEEVAWFFVEQYYTTLSRTPEKLHLFYSRKSQFVSGNEAEKVGVSVGQTAIQDRIKSLDFHDTKVRVLNVDSQASFDNILVSVIGELSNRSEPPRKFVQTFVLAEQRNGYYVLNDIIRFLVDDDGEAIADEQDAVEAPAAEAPSEPAEQQAAPQRLETERQADTEAAAQEVDEKLQESVKEVVETKPEEPEAVVEPAQAAEVTTEALQQEKPKEPEPTPIVSPPKAATPAAEKENIPPARPVSMTWASIASSNANKAAAAAVPTPVAVPQAAPAAQPKVAAAPSQPAPPANGESAPSQTSSTSSSEWQTAGRGRDDNVLAYIKNVNDKVDAALLKQTLQRFGKLKYFDVSRQRSCAFVEFADAAGYKAAVAANPHQIGTERITVEERRPRATAYGGNASYGPGRGGAGRGRGDRTASQGRGGFQKDSGRFTPRGGRGGTITPKGRPQSQAV
- a CDS encoding uncharacterized protein (EggNog:ENOG410PG9G~COG:K~BUSCO:5223at33183); the protein is MNQDPSLASWSGHMPEDSLISGSSEDLSNLLDFDFDLADLGTPVDQHGNPIATSVSQVPTTLVQDAQLTGMEGIQTSQPQQYATSFTDQMQSIEMQGVTCTQAQVNPTHFYLQKQHQHGIVPQGFGQPHQFVPPTPNSTELHGGVARYPPPLDTGAQRRYEPYTRGTDDQGAFTPLISPAMTPLEQQLRFPEYATPGEYLTPLTSPALEAHNHNGNGFMFSQTSGVDMGFVTSPVDTRHQLPASTAPSSPAILRRHRRKSSIAQRSNARQVRQSPSMRPMSSRQKSRPGSAIIPGGDMRMWNRDLSQDPSLSDKRNGSRQSSSTESSGQDSVSPEPLSEPLMPPPALPRAFKSPYMAAQESSSEQRAREAATPATLMKLQSRPTEANSSANFSRPGSVVISNVPEETMEDISLPEAASNVDQAATSTSSTITDANELTPRLAAKQTPVLKSLKETNGQGTASVTPSPQIGAMKSPMGPVGLKRADSRPGGRTSKKRQSGSTSQISPALRPKISPSIQPLIRAEGISSETSALYLASKSNYQHILEGTVLPGVSYPENLAENLSSKRTNHKLAEQGRRNRINTALKEIERLLPPSLTHDGNKDKDKDKAAEGRANGTSSKSPDKPASHQPISKASTVELAIVYIKALQQELAETKKQLKDLTTKLDGTENPNIALEKVNSEKTATQPGKSDPEAPTATQKTTTAEEPNPENDESKAAQ